A portion of the Thermosipho africanus Ob7 genome contains these proteins:
- a CDS encoding aspartate ammonia-lyase: protein MREEKDYLGKVEIEDDKLYGISSYRAHKLFPETGEKFDERFIWAYFMIKKAAATLNKELGYLDSNIADAIISTCDEWKTLKDHIIVDPLSGGAGTSVNMNINEVIANRASQLLNKEIGYVKPIEHVNLHQSTNDTFVTAGKIAIIVRLRELIDQIIKLQEIIQAKEKEFYRIRKVGRTQLMDGPPIMLGQEFGAWADALARDRWRLNKVEERIRNVNIGGTAIGTGIGAPKNYVLKIVNVLREICNVKIAKADNLIDATQNMDVFSEIHGLLKALSVNLYKISNDIRLLSSGPNTSIGELILPKVQIGSSIMPGKNNPVVPEYVMQISLVVFSHDSMINHASALGNLELNQFSPLIVHYTLKSINLLKNACYSLSNYIENIKANEERCRENLEKSISNLTPLINIFGYNEVSQAVKESNYDVDKAIKLLSEKFSISVEDIKKKINPDNLTKLGF, encoded by the coding sequence ATGAGAGAAGAAAAAGACTATCTTGGCAAAGTCGAAATTGAAGATGACAAACTATACGGTATAAGCTCCTACAGAGCACATAAACTTTTTCCAGAAACGGGCGAAAAATTTGATGAAAGATTCATCTGGGCATATTTTATGATAAAAAAGGCAGCTGCAACATTAAATAAAGAATTAGGATACTTAGATTCAAATATTGCAGATGCAATAATTTCAACATGTGATGAATGGAAAACTTTAAAAGATCATATTATTGTTGATCCTCTTTCAGGTGGCGCTGGTACATCGGTTAACATGAATATCAATGAAGTAATTGCAAACAGAGCTTCACAACTTTTAAATAAAGAAATTGGTTATGTAAAACCAATTGAACATGTTAACCTTCACCAATCAACCAATGATACATTTGTAACAGCGGGTAAAATTGCCATAATTGTAAGACTTAGGGAATTAATAGATCAAATAATTAAGCTTCAAGAAATAATTCAAGCAAAAGAAAAAGAATTCTACAGAATAAGAAAAGTTGGAAGAACACAATTAATGGATGGCCCACCAATAATGCTTGGTCAGGAATTTGGAGCATGGGCAGATGCACTTGCAAGAGATAGGTGGAGATTAAACAAAGTGGAAGAAAGAATAAGAAACGTAAATATTGGAGGCACTGCAATAGGTACTGGAATAGGAGCTCCAAAAAATTACGTATTAAAAATAGTTAATGTACTCAGAGAAATATGTAATGTGAAAATTGCAAAAGCTGATAATCTAATCGATGCAACTCAAAATATGGATGTTTTTTCTGAAATTCACGGTCTTTTAAAGGCTCTTTCAGTAAACCTATACAAAATTTCTAATGATATTAGGTTACTTAGTAGTGGGCCAAATACTTCAATAGGAGAATTAATTCTTCCAAAAGTTCAAATTGGAAGTTCTATAATGCCGGGAAAAAATAATCCGGTAGTACCTGAATATGTTATGCAAATTTCATTAGTTGTTTTCTCACACGATAGTATGATAAACCACGCAAGTGCGCTTGGAAATCTTGAACTCAATCAATTTTCACCTTTAATTGTTCACTATACATTAAAATCAATTAATTTGTTAAAAAATGCATGTTATTCTCTTTCAAATTACATTGAAAACATTAAGGCAAACGAAGAAAGATGCAGAGAAAATCTTGAAAAATCTATATCAAACCTTACCCCACTTATAAATATATTTGGGTATAATGAAGTTTCACAGGCAGTAAAAGAATCAAATTACGATGTTGATAAAGCAATAAAATTATTATCAGAAAAATTTTCTATTTCAGTTGAAGATATTAAAAAGAAAATAAATCCAGATAACCTCACAAAATTAGGGTTTTAA